One Halolamina litorea genomic window carries:
- the leuC gene encoding 3-isopropylmalate dehydratase large subunit: protein MSEGTLYDAVWDRHRVRRLPSGQDQLFVGLHLIHEVTSPQAFGMLEERGLDIAYPERTHATADHIVPTADRERPYGDDAAEAMMSELEENVAEAGLTFDHPDTGRQGIVHVVGPEQGLTQPGMTVVCGDSHTATHGAFGALAFGIGTSQIRDVFATGTVAMEKQAVRRIEVTGELGEGVSAKDLILTIIGELGTDGGVGYVYEYGGPAVESLSMEGRMTVCNMSIEGGARAGYVEPDETTYEWLRDTDAFESDPETFAELKEYWEAIRSGDDATYDDVVTIDASAIEPTVTWGTTPGQTAGISEPVPEPADLPPEDRAVAERAQAHMGVDPGEPMAGFPIDVAFLGSCTNARLSDLRAAADIVEGREVADDVRGLVVPGSQRVKAAAEAEGLDDVFREAGFEWRGAGCSMCLGMNDDQLVGDEVCASSSNRNFVGRQGSADGRTVLMSPEMVAAAAVTGELTDVRELDAAPEVAR from the coding sequence ATGAGCGAGGGGACGCTCTACGACGCGGTCTGGGACCGCCACCGCGTCCGTCGGCTCCCCAGCGGACAGGATCAGCTGTTCGTCGGCCTCCACCTCATCCACGAGGTCACGAGTCCGCAGGCGTTCGGGATGCTGGAGGAGCGCGGCCTCGACATCGCCTACCCCGAGCGCACGCACGCGACGGCGGACCATATCGTTCCAACTGCCGACCGCGAGCGTCCCTACGGCGACGACGCGGCGGAGGCGATGATGAGCGAACTGGAGGAGAACGTCGCCGAGGCCGGGCTGACGTTCGACCACCCCGACACCGGCCGGCAGGGGATCGTTCACGTCGTCGGCCCGGAGCAGGGGCTGACCCAGCCCGGAATGACCGTCGTCTGTGGGGACTCCCACACGGCGACCCACGGCGCCTTCGGCGCGCTGGCGTTCGGGATCGGGACCTCCCAGATCCGGGACGTGTTCGCCACCGGCACCGTCGCCATGGAGAAGCAGGCGGTGCGCCGGATCGAGGTGACGGGCGAACTCGGGGAGGGGGTCTCCGCGAAGGACCTGATCCTCACGATCATCGGCGAACTCGGCACCGACGGCGGCGTCGGCTACGTCTACGAGTACGGCGGCCCGGCGGTCGAGTCGCTCTCGATGGAGGGGCGGATGACCGTCTGCAACATGTCGATCGAGGGCGGCGCCCGCGCGGGCTACGTCGAACCCGACGAGACCACCTACGAGTGGCTCCGCGACACCGACGCGTTCGAGAGCGACCCCGAGACGTTCGCCGAACTGAAGGAGTACTGGGAGGCGATCCGATCGGGCGACGACGCGACCTACGACGACGTGGTGACCATCGACGCCTCGGCTATCGAGCCGACCGTGACGTGGGGAACGACGCCGGGCCAGACGGCGGGGATCTCCGAGCCGGTGCCCGAACCGGCCGACCTCCCTCCCGAGGACCGCGCCGTCGCCGAGCGCGCACAGGCCCACATGGGCGTCGACCCCGGCGAGCCGATGGCCGGCTTCCCGATCGACGTGGCGTTCCTCGGCTCGTGTACGAACGCGCGGCTCTCGGACCTGCGCGCGGCCGCCGATATCGTCGAGGGCCGCGAGGTCGCCGACGACGTCCGCGGGCTCGTCGTTCCGGGCAGCCAGCGCGTGAAAGCCGCCGCCGAAGCCGAGGGGCTGGACGACGTGTTCCGCGAGGCCGGCTTCGAGTGGCGCGGCGCGGGCTGTTCGATGTGTCTCGGGATGAACGACGACCAACTCGTCGGCGACGAGGTCTGTGCCTCCTCCTCGAACCGGAACTTCGTCGGTCGGCAGGGGAGCGCCGACGGTCGGACGGTGCTGATGAGCCCCGAGATGGTCGCCGCCGCGGCGGTGACGGGGGAACTGACCGACGTGCGCGAACTCGACGCCGCCCCGGAGGTGGCCCGATGA
- the leuD gene encoding 3-isopropylmalate dehydratase small subunit yields MSDDDGHDGGGDAVDAPAVETVHGTGVPVRGNDIDTDQIIPARFLKVLTFEGLGEFAFFDQRYETAGPDGEGGQVAENPTDHPFNDDRFRDASVLVVNANFGCGSSREHAPQALMRWGIDAVVGESFAEIFAGNCLALGIPTVTADAESIETLQDHVEAHPDAEITVDVAEETVAYDDTEIDADVDPAQRQSLVAGQWDTTALLGSNPEEVAATAESLPYTDP; encoded by the coding sequence ATATCGGACGACGACGGCCACGACGGTGGCGGTGACGCCGTCGACGCCCCCGCGGTCGAGACGGTCCACGGGACGGGTGTCCCCGTCCGCGGCAACGACATCGACACCGACCAGATCATCCCCGCACGCTTCCTCAAGGTGCTCACTTTCGAGGGGCTGGGGGAGTTCGCCTTCTTCGACCAACGCTACGAGACCGCCGGCCCGGACGGCGAGGGCGGACAAGTCGCCGAGAACCCGACGGACCACCCGTTCAACGACGACCGGTTCCGGGACGCCTCGGTGCTCGTGGTGAACGCGAACTTCGGCTGTGGCTCCTCGCGGGAACACGCGCCCCAGGCGCTGATGCGCTGGGGTATCGACGCCGTCGTCGGCGAGTCGTTCGCGGAGATCTTCGCGGGCAACTGCCTCGCGCTGGGGATCCCGACGGTCACTGCCGACGCCGAGTCGATCGAGACGCTACAGGACCACGTTGAAGCCCACCCCGACGCCGAAATCACCGTCGACGTGGCCGAGGAGACGGTCGCGTACGACGACACCGAGATCGACGCCGACGTGGACCCGGCCCAGCGCCAGTCCCTCGTCGCCGGCCAGTGGGACACCACCGCGCTGCTGGGATCGAACCCCGAGGAGGTGGCCGCCACCGCCGAGTCCCTCCCCTACACCGATCCATGA
- a CDS encoding isocitrate/isopropylmalate dehydrogenase family protein codes for MTDEIAIIPGDGIGREVVPAAVRVLEATEPSFAFTEAEAGDAVAEREGTPLPDSTVETVEAADATLFGAAGETAADVILPLREAVGSFANVRPARAYPGVDALRPETDLVFVRENTEGVYSGIESDLGEGVTTLTRVVTESASRRIAEFGFAYADEHDADVTVTHKANVMRTTDGRFLDAVDAVAAERGADYDTELMDALATKLLLDPTQYDVVLCPNLAGDVLSDLAAGLVGGLGLLPSANVGADNALFEPVHGTAPDIAGEGVANPAAAILSAAMLLTHLGYEDEGARVRSAVERTLEEGPRTPDLGGTATTDEVAAAVVSRL; via the coding sequence ATGACCGACGAAATCGCGATTATTCCGGGCGACGGGATCGGACGGGAGGTCGTCCCCGCGGCCGTTCGTGTGCTCGAAGCGACCGAGCCGTCGTTCGCCTTCACCGAGGCCGAGGCCGGTGACGCCGTCGCCGAGCGGGAGGGAACGCCGCTCCCCGACTCGACCGTCGAAACCGTCGAAGCGGCCGACGCGACGCTGTTCGGCGCCGCCGGCGAGACGGCCGCCGACGTGATCCTCCCCCTACGGGAGGCCGTCGGCAGCTTCGCCAATGTCCGGCCGGCCCGGGCGTACCCCGGCGTCGACGCGCTCCGGCCCGAGACCGACCTCGTGTTCGTCCGGGAGAACACCGAGGGCGTCTACTCGGGCATCGAGAGCGACCTCGGCGAGGGCGTGACGACGCTTACCCGAGTCGTCACCGAGTCGGCCTCCCGGCGGATCGCGGAGTTCGGCTTCGCCTACGCCGACGAGCACGACGCCGACGTGACCGTCACCCACAAGGCGAACGTGATGCGGACCACCGACGGGCGCTTCCTCGACGCCGTCGACGCCGTCGCTGCCGAGCGCGGCGCCGACTACGACACCGAACTGATGGACGCGCTGGCGACGAAGCTGTTGCTCGATCCGACCCAGTACGACGTGGTCCTCTGTCCCAACCTCGCGGGCGACGTGCTCTCGGACCTCGCCGCGGGGCTGGTCGGCGGGCTGGGCCTGCTCCCCTCGGCGAACGTCGGCGCCGACAACGCGCTGTTCGAGCCGGTCCACGGCACTGCGCCGGACATCGCCGGTGAGGGCGTCGCCAACCCTGCCGCAGCGATCCTGAGCGCGGCGATGTTGCTCACACACCTGGGCTACGAGGACGAGGGCGCCCGCGTGCGCTCGGCAGTCGAACGAACGCTCGAGGAGGGACCGCGAACGCCGGATCTCGGCGGGACGGCGACGACCGACGAGGTCGCCGCCGCCGTGGTCTCCCGGCTCTAA
- a CDS encoding DUF1405 domain-containing protein, translated as MTLPGLLPRSRLPDRDALPRWLAPLPRAVEDFGLRAVWIVVLTNLVGTAFGFWYYGFHPLPLSDPLITGQFAAEPALLWPLIPDSPVATLFIALAFGVWALGRNSEYLNSLAFFGCWKLGLWTPYVLLTFSDAFRAVNPLPMYLFLLFSHLAMVVQAFVLHRVSDFPVRAVAVAVLWYGVNDVVDYFVPVIGTPHHTLIPGQTIGADGFLTHPTGIHSLAAVGAVVLTLTATFLTLATRVKKLEDATA; from the coding sequence ATGACCCTGCCGGGGCTACTCCCCCGATCACGCCTCCCCGACCGCGACGCGCTCCCGCGCTGGCTGGCACCGCTCCCGCGGGCCGTCGAGGACTTCGGCCTGCGGGCGGTCTGGATCGTCGTCCTCACCAACCTCGTCGGCACCGCCTTCGGCTTCTGGTACTACGGCTTCCACCCGCTGCCGCTCTCTGACCCCTTGATCACCGGGCAGTTCGCCGCCGAACCCGCGCTTCTCTGGCCGTTGATCCCCGACAGCCCCGTCGCGACGCTGTTCATCGCGCTGGCGTTCGGCGTGTGGGCGCTCGGCCGGAACAGCGAGTACCTGAACTCGCTGGCCTTCTTCGGCTGCTGGAAGCTCGGCCTCTGGACGCCGTACGTGCTGCTGACCTTTTCGGACGCCTTCCGCGCCGTCAACCCCCTGCCGATGTACCTCTTCCTCCTGTTCAGCCACCTCGCCATGGTGGTGCAGGCGTTCGTTCTCCACCGGGTTTCCGACTTCCCGGTGCGAGCGGTGGCCGTCGCCGTGCTCTGGTACGGGGTCAACGACGTGGTCGACTACTTCGTCCCCGTCATCGGGACGCCCCACCACACGCTGATCCCCGGACAGACGATCGGTGCCGACGGGTTCCTCACCCACCCGACAGGGATTCACAGTCTCGCGGCTGTCGGCGCGGTGGTGCTGACGCTCACGGCGACGTTCCTGACGCTGGCCACGCGAGTGAAGAAGCTGGAAGACGCGACGGCTTAG
- the pdxS gene encoding pyridoxal 5'-phosphate synthase lyase subunit PdxS codes for MDEVDDIEDLKRGTDLVKRGFAKMQKGGVIMDVVNREQARIAEDAGAVAVMHLEAVPADIRKRGGVARMADPGEIAEITDEVSIPVMGKVRIGHHTEAEIMEAAGADMVDESEVLSPAEEKYHIDKRDFTAPFVCGARNLGEALRRIDEGAAMIRTKGEAGTGDVNQAVHHQRNIKSAIRKLSGMNYEEREMWARENEAPRELVHETADLGRLPVVNFAAGGIATPADAALMMYHGCDGIFVGSGIFGAENPEKMGEAIVEAVNNWDDPEALLEIASDVGGGMKGDENASLPEEEKLQGRGN; via the coding sequence ATGGACGAAGTGGACGATATCGAGGACCTCAAGCGGGGCACCGACCTCGTGAAGCGCGGCTTCGCGAAGATGCAGAAAGGCGGCGTCATCATGGACGTGGTGAACCGCGAACAGGCCCGGATCGCCGAGGACGCCGGTGCCGTCGCGGTGATGCACCTCGAAGCCGTCCCGGCGGACATCCGCAAGCGCGGCGGCGTCGCCCGGATGGCCGATCCCGGCGAGATCGCCGAGATCACCGACGAGGTGTCGATCCCCGTCATGGGCAAGGTCCGGATCGGCCACCACACCGAAGCCGAGATCATGGAGGCCGCCGGCGCGGACATGGTCGACGAGAGCGAGGTGCTCAGCCCCGCCGAGGAGAAGTACCACATCGACAAGCGCGACTTCACCGCGCCCTTTGTCTGTGGCGCACGGAACCTCGGCGAGGCGCTCCGGCGCATCGACGAGGGCGCGGCGATGATCCGAACCAAGGGCGAGGCGGGCACGGGCGACGTGAACCAAGCCGTCCACCACCAGCGGAACATCAAGAGCGCGATCCGCAAGCTCTCGGGGATGAACTACGAGGAGCGGGAGATGTGGGCTCGCGAGAACGAGGCCCCCCGCGAACTCGTCCACGAGACCGCGGACCTCGGCCGGCTGCCGGTCGTGAACTTCGCGGCCGGCGGGATCGCGACGCCCGCCGACGCCGCGCTGATGATGTACCACGGCTGTGACGGCATCTTCGTCGGCTCCGGGATCTTCGGCGCGGAGAACCCCGAGAAGATGGGCGAGGCCATCGTGGAAGCGGTGAACAACTGGGACGACCCCGAGGCGCTTCTGGAGATCGCCTCCGACGTGGGCGGCGGCATGAAGGGCGACGAGAACGCCAGCCTGCCCGAGGAGGAGAAACTGCAGGGCCGCGGGAACTGA
- a CDS encoding DUF5793 family protein, with amino-acid sequence MRRDYFELDVTNVDWAEAGGAPAQPLVEIEFSGPEEMLRERLSDADGDLLAGEDVDVAFRLQEPLAGEGPAPGVVSVTNRVTGEYVLELNETADDVLRFIDAAREFGENDEDGGYRAVLSVDGEELVSYEKGTFLVYDADGEFLREESLIPPGVEL; translated from the coding sequence ATGAGGCGCGACTACTTCGAACTTGACGTGACGAACGTCGATTGGGCGGAGGCGGGAGGCGCCCCCGCCCAGCCGCTGGTCGAGATCGAGTTCAGCGGCCCGGAAGAGATGCTCCGGGAGCGCCTCAGCGACGCCGACGGCGACCTGCTCGCCGGCGAGGACGTCGACGTGGCGTTCCGGCTGCAAGAACCCCTCGCGGGCGAGGGGCCCGCCCCCGGCGTCGTCTCCGTGACCAACCGGGTGACCGGCGAGTACGTCCTCGAACTCAACGAGACCGCCGACGACGTGTTGCGGTTCATCGACGCCGCCCGCGAGTTCGGCGAGAACGACGAGGACGGCGGCTACCGCGCCGTGCTGTCGGTCGACGGCGAGGAACTGGTCAGCTACGAGAAGGGGACGTTCCTCGTCTACGACGCGGACGGGGAGTTCCTCCGCGAGGAGAGCCTGATCCCGCCGGGCGTCGAACTGTAG
- a CDS encoding type II/IV secretion system ATPase subunit: protein MSGELIDGSDFGDTLSDLRRRISRTVEMLRGSELETRPFRPGEDGPLAVFEVPEGHEEVDRYWVNAPYAYVVITHDPDASEHMYHAVEPDLDEFETLLLRRVVEDIRDPLLYRASQTDADEETLREELSGLLEQYGVEADMGTFHSLLYYLVRDFRGFGKVDPLLNDNHIEDISCDGYDLPIFVYHDDYTDIETNVVFEAEALDNYVIRLAQQSGRHISVGDPIVETTLPDGSRAELALGEEVTPRGSAFTIRQYAEEPFTPIDLINYETFTIGEMAYFWLCIEHNKSLIFAGGTASGKTTSMNAVSMFIPPRAKVLTIEDTRELSLYHDNWLSSVTRERLDEGTDIDMYDLLRSALRHRPEYIVVGEVRGEEAVTLFQAMNTGHTTFSTMHADSIQTVINRLENEPINVPRAMVQSLDMISIQVLTRKGEERVRRAKTIGEIGGIDQRTGELDYSASFRWEADTDTVRRQDSSLLDEIQDERGWSRSELLEEVRNRERFLEFLQKRGITDYRAFTALINEYYAHPERVMERVEAADVDLSAGDDLADAVE, encoded by the coding sequence ATGTCGGGGGAGCTTATCGACGGGTCCGACTTCGGAGACACGCTATCGGACCTCAGGCGCCGGATCTCCCGAACCGTGGAGATGCTTCGGGGCTCCGAACTCGAGACCCGGCCGTTCCGCCCCGGCGAGGACGGCCCCCTCGCCGTCTTCGAGGTACCCGAGGGCCACGAGGAGGTCGACCGCTACTGGGTCAACGCCCCCTACGCCTACGTCGTCATCACCCACGACCCCGACGCCAGCGAGCACATGTACCACGCCGTCGAACCGGACCTCGACGAGTTCGAGACGCTGTTGCTGCGCCGTGTCGTCGAGGACATCCGCGACCCGCTGCTCTACCGCGCCTCCCAGACCGACGCCGACGAGGAGACCCTCCGGGAGGAGCTCTCGGGGCTGCTCGAACAGTACGGCGTCGAGGCGGACATGGGGACGTTCCACTCCCTGCTCTACTACCTCGTCCGGGACTTCCGCGGGTTCGGGAAGGTCGACCCGCTGCTCAACGACAACCACATCGAGGACATCTCGTGTGACGGCTACGACCTCCCAATCTTCGTCTACCACGACGACTACACCGACATCGAGACGAACGTCGTCTTCGAGGCCGAGGCCCTCGACAACTACGTCATCCGGCTGGCCCAGCAGTCCGGCCGCCACATCTCCGTCGGCGACCCCATCGTGGAGACAACGCTCCCCGACGGCTCGCGTGCGGAACTCGCCCTCGGCGAGGAGGTCACCCCCCGCGGGTCGGCGTTCACCATCCGACAGTACGCCGAGGAGCCGTTCACACCCATCGACCTGATCAACTACGAGACGTTCACTATCGGCGAGATGGCGTACTTCTGGCTCTGCATCGAGCACAACAAGTCGCTCATCTTCGCCGGCGGGACGGCGTCGGGGAAGACCACCTCGATGAACGCCGTCTCCATGTTCATCCCGCCGCGGGCGAAGGTGCTCACCATCGAGGACACCCGCGAACTCTCGCTGTACCACGACAACTGGCTCTCCTCGGTCACCCGGGAACGACTCGACGAGGGGACCGACATCGACATGTACGACCTGCTGCGCTCGGCGCTGCGCCACCGGCCGGAGTACATCGTCGTCGGCGAGGTCCGCGGGGAGGAGGCCGTGACGCTGTTTCAGGCGATGAACACCGGCCACACGACGTTCTCGACGATGCACGCCGACTCCATCCAGACGGTCATCAACCGCTTGGAGAACGAGCCGATCAACGTCCCGCGGGCGATGGTCCAGAGCCTCGACATGATCTCCATTCAGGTGCTGACCCGGAAGGGCGAGGAGCGCGTCCGCCGCGCCAAGACCATCGGCGAGATCGGGGGCATCGACCAGCGTACCGGCGAACTCGACTACTCCGCGTCGTTCCGGTGGGAGGCCGACACCGACACCGTCCGTCGACAGGACTCGTCGCTACTCGACGAGATACAGGACGAGCGAGGGTGGAGTCGGTCGGAACTGCTCGAAGAGGTCCGCAACCGCGAGCGGTTCCTCGAGTTCCTCCAGAAGCGCGGTATCACCGACTACCGGGCGTTCACGGCGCTGATCAACGAGTACTACGCCCACCCCGAGCGGGTGATGGAGCGCGTCGAGGCCGCCGACGTCGACCTCTCGGCGGGTGACGACCTCGCCGACGCGGTGGAGTGA
- a CDS encoding type II secretion system F family protein, producing MLWVLPLLLAVAVVLPLALEQVSRPTRLLVSRAALSLFGEYVANESPRKQDQQSRLRAAHVETTHRVYAARTLLYSLLLGVSGSIFGVYGAAALLFVLQVSGEAVRAQLPAALGFLSDLTQVTELALTELFTLVFVFSATVGTALAFGVYYFRWAMLDERADTRATAIEATLPRTIAFVYALSRSGMAFPAILDTLTRNREVYGEAAVEIGVAVRDMNTFGTDVLSALDRMASRTPSESLEEFGENLASVLGSGQSLSNFLKGQYDRYQEEAEAQQRQYLDLLSTFAEAYVTVFVAGPLFFITILVVIGLVLQDTLALLRVVVYLGIPLASVAFIAYINSTTKTISGTLGGERDEIPSIEISGVTDVDDPVTDGGVEASTVDDGWGASRERLAAYDRFESVLGWLRSPGELVLRNPEYSFVLTVPVGLVWVGLRSGSIPIAPLAALRTIDTPLVEATLFGTGVFALLYEIHKRRVRAIEKVIPDFIDRLASINDAGVSIVQSMERLTRSDLDAMTPELQRAWQDVRWGADVRAAFRRMERRIDSPMMTRATVLITNAMAASGEIAPVLEIAADEARASRRLQRERRQEMLTYMMVIYISFFVFIGIVFALSSSFIPAIDNAELGGVGSGGVPGGVTGGVFSGLGTVDTAAYTLLFFHAAVMQAVFSGLVAGQLGEGSLSDGAKHVVVLLTLTVIAFVFL from the coding sequence ATGCTCTGGGTTCTGCCGCTCCTACTCGCCGTCGCGGTCGTGCTCCCGTTGGCGCTCGAGCAGGTGAGTCGCCCGACCCGACTGCTCGTCTCCCGGGCCGCGCTCTCGCTGTTCGGGGAGTACGTCGCCAACGAGAGCCCGCGGAAACAGGACCAGCAGTCCCGACTGCGGGCGGCCCACGTCGAGACGACCCACCGTGTCTACGCCGCACGGACGCTGCTGTACAGCCTCCTGCTGGGAGTCAGCGGTAGCATCTTCGGCGTCTACGGCGCCGCCGCGCTCCTGTTCGTGCTCCAGGTCAGCGGCGAGGCGGTCCGAGCACAGCTACCGGCCGCGCTGGGGTTCCTCTCGGACCTCACTCAGGTGACCGAACTTGCGCTCACGGAGCTGTTCACGCTAGTGTTCGTCTTCAGCGCGACCGTCGGCACCGCGCTGGCGTTCGGCGTCTACTACTTCCGGTGGGCGATGCTGGACGAGCGCGCCGACACGCGAGCGACGGCGATCGAGGCCACCCTCCCCCGAACGATCGCCTTCGTCTACGCGCTCTCGCGGTCGGGGATGGCGTTCCCGGCGATCCTGGACACCCTGACACGGAACCGAGAGGTGTACGGGGAGGCCGCCGTCGAAATCGGCGTCGCGGTCCGGGACATGAACACGTTCGGCACCGACGTGCTGAGCGCGCTCGACCGCATGGCCAGTCGGACACCCAGCGAGAGCCTGGAGGAGTTCGGCGAGAACCTCGCGTCGGTTCTGGGGTCGGGCCAGTCGCTCTCGAACTTCCTCAAGGGCCAGTACGACCGCTATCAGGAGGAGGCGGAGGCCCAGCAGCGCCAGTACCTCGACTTGCTGTCGACGTTCGCCGAGGCGTACGTCACGGTGTTCGTCGCCGGCCCGCTGTTTTTCATCACCATCCTCGTCGTGATCGGGCTGGTGTTGCAGGACACGCTGGCGCTGTTGCGGGTCGTGGTCTACCTCGGCATCCCGCTGGCGAGCGTGGCCTTCATCGCCTACATCAACAGCACCACTAAGACGATCAGCGGCACACTGGGCGGCGAACGCGACGAGATCCCGTCGATCGAAATCAGCGGCGTCACCGACGTCGACGACCCGGTCACTGACGGCGGCGTCGAGGCGTCGACGGTCGACGACGGCTGGGGGGCCAGCCGCGAGCGCCTCGCCGCCTACGACCGCTTCGAGTCGGTGCTCGGCTGGCTCCGGAGCCCCGGCGAACTCGTCCTGCGGAACCCCGAGTACAGCTTCGTCCTCACCGTCCCGGTCGGCTTGGTTTGGGTCGGCCTCCGGAGTGGTTCGATCCCGATCGCCCCGCTCGCGGCGCTGCGAACAATCGACACGCCGCTCGTCGAGGCGACGCTGTTCGGAACCGGCGTGTTCGCGCTCCTGTACGAGATCCACAAACGACGGGTACGGGCGATCGAGAAGGTGATCCCGGACTTCATCGACCGGCTGGCGAGCATCAACGACGCCGGCGTCAGCATCGTCCAGAGCATGGAGCGACTCACCCGGTCCGACCTCGACGCCATGACCCCCGAACTCCAGCGTGCCTGGCAGGACGTCCGCTGGGGCGCCGACGTGCGGGCGGCGTTCCGCCGGATGGAGCGCCGGATCGACTCGCCGATGATGACCCGGGCGACGGTGCTGATCACGAACGCGATGGCCGCCAGCGGCGAGATCGCCCCCGTTCTGGAGATCGCCGCCGACGAGGCCCGGGCGAGCCGTCGGCTCCAACGCGAGCGACGACAGGAGATGCTGACGTACATGATGGTGATCTACATCTCCTTTTTCGTCTTCATCGGGATCGTGTTCGCGCTCTCCTCGTCGTTCATCCCGGCGATCGACAACGCGGAGCTCGGCGGCGTCGGGAGCGGCGGCGTCCCCGGCGGGGTCACGGGCGGCGTGTTCAGCGGCCTCGGGACCGTCGATACGGCCGCCTACACGCTGTTGTTCTTCCACGCCGCCGTGATGCAGGCGGTCTTCTCGGGGCTCGTCGCGGGCCAACTGGGCGAGGGATCGCTCTCCGACGGCGCCAAACACGTCGTCGTCCTGTTGACCCTGACCGTCATCGCGTTCGTCTTCCTGTAG
- a CDS encoding class I SAM-dependent methyltransferase — protein sequence MTHAGHTYDRIAAHFSKTREYAWPEIESFLEGRSGDLALDLGCGNGRHAETLASHADRVVGVDASTGLLAEAASRAAERGFDPDLVAGDAAAIPLRTDTVDLAVYVATLHHLRPRERRLASLNELSRTLVPGGRALVSAWSTEHSTFDDEDTDGSGLDTEVDWTLPGGETVGRFYHVYDPEEFERDLEDSDLELLEWELSSGNCYAVVSA from the coding sequence ATGACCCACGCCGGCCACACCTACGACCGCATCGCCGCGCACTTCTCGAAGACCCGCGAGTACGCCTGGCCCGAGATCGAGTCGTTCCTCGAGGGGCGCTCGGGTGACCTCGCACTCGACCTGGGCTGCGGGAACGGCCGTCACGCCGAGACCCTCGCGTCCCACGCCGACCGCGTCGTCGGCGTCGACGCAAGCACGGGGCTGCTCGCCGAAGCCGCGAGCCGCGCCGCCGAACGCGGGTTCGACCCGGACCTCGTCGCCGGCGACGCCGCGGCGATCCCGCTGCGGACCGACACCGTCGACCTCGCGGTCTACGTCGCCACGCTCCACCACCTGCGGCCCCGCGAGCGGCGACTGGCCAGCCTGAACGAACTGTCTCGCACCCTCGTGCCGGGCGGCCGTGCGCTCGTGAGCGCGTGGAGCACCGAACACTCGACGTTCGACGACGAGGATACCGACGGCTCGGGACTGGACACGGAGGTGGACTGGACCCTGCCCGGCGGCGAGACGGTGGGGCGGTTCTACCACGTCTACGACCCCGAGGAGTTCGAACGCGACCTGGAAGACAGCGATCTGGAGCTACTGGAGTGGGAGCTTTCGAGCGGGAACTGTTACGCGGTGGTCTCGGCCTGA
- a CDS encoding competence/damage-inducible protein A has protein sequence MDAAIVTVGDELLTGDTENTNATWLCGTLDDRGVDVERVTTVPDRVSDIARVVNEYHAEYDAVLVTGGLGPTHDDVTMDAVAAAFGREVAPNEEALAWLEAEGGYAADDLATGTAELPVDARPLHNTEGVAPGAVVESCYVFPGVPDEMHAMFAGVAEEFEGERTYVESVETSEPESALLDRLSEVQERFEVSVGSYPGESVTLKVTATEPSEARRAAEWLDERVEA, from the coding sequence ATGGATGCCGCCATCGTGACCGTCGGCGACGAACTGCTCACCGGCGACACCGAGAACACCAACGCGACGTGGCTCTGTGGGACCCTCGACGACCGCGGCGTCGACGTGGAACGGGTCACCACCGTCCCGGACCGCGTGAGCGACATCGCCCGCGTCGTCAACGAGTACCACGCCGAGTACGACGCCGTGCTGGTCACCGGCGGCCTCGGCCCGACCCACGACGACGTCACGATGGACGCCGTCGCCGCCGCATTCGGCCGCGAGGTAGCGCCGAACGAGGAGGCTCTCGCGTGGCTGGAGGCGGAAGGCGGCTACGCGGCAGACGACCTGGCGACCGGCACAGCCGAACTCCCCGTCGACGCGCGGCCGCTCCACAACACCGAGGGTGTTGCGCCGGGCGCCGTCGTGGAGTCCTGTTACGTGTTCCCCGGCGTGCCCGACGAGATGCACGCGATGTTCGCCGGCGTCGCCGAGGAGTTCGAGGGCGAGCGCACCTACGTCGAGAGCGTCGAGACCAGCGAGCCAGAGAGCGCGCTGCTCGACCGGCTCTCGGAGGTACAGGAGCGCTTCGAGGTCAGCGTCGGCTCCTACCCGGGGGAGTCGGTGACGCTGAAAGTGACCGCGACCGAGCCCAGCGAGGCCCGCCGCGCGGCCGAGTGGCTCGACGAGCGCGTCGAAGCTTGA